Proteins co-encoded in one Candidatus Thiodictyon syntrophicum genomic window:
- a CDS encoding DUF2281 domain-containing protein, translating to MNIHETIDKLAALPPEQQMEVLDFIEFLRARRRPPTAKARHGNLREDPFIGMWAERPDMADSSAWVRGIRDREWHG from the coding sequence ATGAACATCCACGAGACGATCGATAAGCTGGCCGCCCTGCCGCCCGAGCAGCAGATGGAGGTGTTGGACTTCATCGAGTTTCTCAGGGCGCGTCGGCGTCCGCCGACGGCCAAGGCAAGACACGGGAATCTGCGCGAGGATCCCTTCATCGGCATGTGGGCGGAGCGACCGGACATGGCCGATAGCTCGGCCTGGGTGCGCGGGATTCGAGACCGGGAGTGGCACGGGTGA
- a CDS encoding M20/M25/M40 family metallo-hydrolase, translating to MTVAILIDTDILIDASRKVDLAVDFIAGLESEAVPGISLITKLELLSSRTGLGFGGAGRGIRPVPSVYSNADCRRKSVVPRKTFRTGRMPRPARQAGSAPAPAACCGLRRLFVMFQVKLYLLAAALMLAGTPVRASPSVSGMLAELSQSDYQGYVEHLVSLGTRYYGTQGNADATAYVGQVFRGFGLATREHLFTLDGYQLANVEATLPGLVRPDDIVIIGAHFDSIASRTPGDPSATNAPGADDNASGTAGVLEIASVLSRYQFAQTIRFIGFNAEEQGMIGSQRYAQAAKDAGDKIVAMVDLDMIGYVNDGAAEDLDIMGNGWLVELMVANVRAFTTLPVTGHVETPMWSDHQYFGLDHKSGQDLA from the coding sequence GTGACCGTAGCCATCCTGATCGATACGGATATCCTGATCGACGCCTCGCGCAAGGTGGATCTCGCCGTCGATTTCATCGCCGGGCTGGAGTCCGAGGCGGTCCCTGGAATCAGTCTGATTACCAAGTTGGAACTGCTCTCAAGCCGGACGGGGCTTGGCTTTGGGGGGGCGGGACGGGGCATTCGCCCCGTCCCGAGCGTTTATTCCAACGCCGACTGTCGGCGCAAGTCGGTCGTTCCGAGGAAAACGTTTCGGACGGGGCGAATGCCCCGTCCGGCCCGGCAAGCTGGTTCGGCGCCGGCCCCGGCCGCCTGTTGCGGCCTGAGGAGGTTGTTCGTCATGTTCCAAGTCAAGCTGTATCTTCTCGCCGCGGCCCTGATGTTGGCCGGCACGCCGGTGCGGGCGAGTCCGAGCGTCAGCGGTATGCTGGCGGAACTGTCGCAGTCGGACTATCAGGGCTATGTCGAGCACCTGGTGTCATTGGGCACACGCTATTATGGGACCCAGGGTAACGCCGACGCGACCGCCTACGTCGGCCAGGTCTTCCGCGGCTTCGGGCTCGCGACGCGCGAGCACCTTTTCACCCTGGACGGCTACCAGTTGGCCAATGTCGAGGCGACCCTGCCCGGCCTGGTGCGCCCCGATGACATCGTGATCATCGGCGCCCACTTCGATTCGATCGCGAGCCGCACCCCGGGCGACCCCTCGGCCACCAATGCGCCCGGCGCCGACGACAATGCCAGCGGCACCGCCGGGGTGCTGGAGATCGCGAGTGTGCTCAGCCGTTACCAGTTCGCGCAGACGATCCGCTTCATCGGCTTCAATGCCGAGGAACAGGGCATGATCGGCAGTCAGCGCTATGCGCAAGCGGCCAAGGACGCCGGCGACAAGATCGTTGCCATGGTCGACCTGGACATGATCGGCTATGTCAACGACGGTGCCGCCGAGGACCTGGATATCATGGGCAATGGCTGGCTGGTGGAGCTGATGGTCGCCAATGTCCGGGCCTTCACGACGCTGCCGGTCACCGGGCATGTCGAAACGCCGATGTGGAGCGATCACCAATATTTCGGCCTTGATCATAAATCCGGCCAAGACCTAGCGTAG
- a CDS encoding DUF6399 domain-containing protein, giving the protein MKHRSRLERAEQRGAAVARLATGQPQRHVAAELGVARSTLQDWCKPTPVGAAPAVLAAFVATPEGVQWLHQVVVAAHFVITLHGGAGVRMVCEFLKLSGLSAFVGASYGTHQALNAALEEMVVAVAREQRAALAVGMPHRAITACEDETFHPQILLVMLEPVSNFLLREQYAADRTAATWTQALRAGLDGLNVTVIQGTSDEATALRRHIQTDCAAHHSPDLFHVQQEVSKGTSLHLVRHVKQAGASVAAAQTSLDAERATAQAYDAQSPRPRGRPPAFAPRIEAALAVVVQAEADQVQAQARQAEARELVRELGTLYHPYELEQGQAQPVARIAQRFADVWTRLQQLADAADLPTRARERLAKAQRLTIQFLATITFFFATVQAKVEALNLPPAVELALLTQLIPALYLERVANRSTLAEPRHRLHALSRQLLEPLRQRDHPLQALPEAERARLEQVAGDCADLFQRSSSSVEGRNGQLSLHHHGRHRLSDRKLEALTAVHNFHLRRPDGTTAAERFFGRAHETLFAQVLQRMPLPPPPARRRPRPPKPPALLPVAA; this is encoded by the coding sequence GTGAAGCACCGCTCGCGCCTGGAGCGAGCCGAACAGCGCGGGGCGGCCGTGGCCCGCTTGGCGACGGGGCAGCCGCAACGCCACGTCGCCGCCGAACTGGGCGTGGCGCGCAGCACCTTGCAGGACTGGTGCAAGCCGACCCCGGTCGGCGCGGCCCCGGCGGTGTTGGCAGCCTTCGTGGCGACCCCTGAGGGCGTGCAGTGGCTGCACCAAGTGGTGGTGGCGGCGCACTTCGTCATCACGCTGCACGGCGGTGCCGGGGTGCGGATGGTGTGTGAATTCTTGAAGTTGAGTGGGTTGTCGGCGTTCGTCGGCGCGAGCTATGGCACCCACCAGGCCCTCAATGCGGCCTTGGAGGAGATGGTGGTCGCCGTGGCGCGTGAGCAACGGGCGGCGTTGGCGGTGGGCATGCCGCACCGCGCGATCACGGCGTGCGAGGATGAGACCTTTCATCCGCAGATTTTGTTGGTCATGTTGGAGCCGGTGTCGAACTTTCTGCTGCGCGAACAGTACGCCGCCGATCGCACGGCGGCCACCTGGACGCAGGCGTTGCGCGCGGGTCTGGACGGCTTGAACGTGACCGTGATCCAGGGCACCAGCGACGAGGCCACAGCGTTGCGCCGCCATATCCAGACGGATTGTGCGGCCCATCATTCCCCGGACCTGTTTCATGTGCAACAGGAGGTGTCCAAGGGCACCAGCCTACACTTGGTCCGCCACGTGAAACAGGCGGGCGCCAGCGTCGCGGCCGCCCAGACGTCGCTGGACGCTGAGCGGGCGACCGCGCAGGCCTATGACGCCCAATCCCCGCGTCCGCGCGGGCGCCCACCGGCGTTCGCGCCCCGCATTGAAGCCGCCCTGGCGGTCGTGGTGCAGGCCGAAGCCGATCAGGTACAGGCGCAAGCGCGTCAGGCCGAGGCCCGTGAACTGGTGCGTGAGTTGGGGACCCTCTATCACCCCTATGAGTTGGAGCAGGGACAGGCGCAGCCCGTGGCGCGCATCGCGCAACGCTTTGCCGACGTGTGGACGCGGCTGCAACAGCTGGCCGACGCGGCCGATCTGCCAACGCGCGCCCGTGAGCGCCTGGCCAAGGCGCAGCGCCTGACGATTCAGTTCCTTGCCACCATTACCTTTTTCTTTGCGACCGTGCAGGCCAAGGTCGAGGCGCTGAATCTGCCGCCCGCCGTGGAACTGGCGTTGCTCACGCAGCTGATTCCGGCGCTCTACCTCGAGCGCGTCGCCAATCGCAGCACGCTCGCTGAACCGCGCCACCGTCTGCACGCCCTGAGCCGGCAGTTGCTCGAACCGCTGCGCCAACGCGATCATCCGCTCCAGGCCCTCCCAGAGGCCGAGCGCGCGCGCCTCGAACAGGTGGCCGGTGACTGCGCCGACCTGTTCCAGCGCAGCAGTTCCAGCGTGGAGGGGCGCAACGGCCAACTGTCCCTACATCACCATGGCCGACATCGCCTGAGCGACCGCAAGCTCGAGGCACTGACCGCCGTACATAACTTCCACCTCCGTCGCCCCGACGGGACCACTGCCGCTGAGCGCTTCTTCGGCCGGGCCCACGAAACGCTGTTCGCGCAGGTGCTCCAGCGCATGCCGTTGCCCCCGCCGCCAGCGCGCCGACGACCGCGCCCGCCCAAGCCGCCCGCGCTCCTGCCGGTAGCGGCGTAA
- a CDS encoding adenosine kinase: protein MARYHVYGIGNALVDMEYEVDPKDLETLGIDKGVMTLVDEAKQLEIMLHLACHHHERASGGSAANTVIGLSQLGGRGYYSCKVADDELGHFYMRDLREGGVDTNHHTQKEQGHTGRCVVLVTPDGDRTMCTFLGVSGNLSADELVEEALRDSDWFYTEGYLVTSPAARAASVAAHAIATSAGVRTALSLSDPNMVTYFKDGLLEMIGPGVDLIFANESEAMGMAGAADLDGAVAYLKTISRAFAITRGAQGALVWDGQALIEIAGNKVEVVDTVGAGDMFAGAFLYGLTQGWDHRRAGDLASAASARLVTTLGPRIPRDETQAVLKAFA from the coding sequence ATGGCGCGCTATCACGTTTACGGCATCGGCAATGCCTTGGTGGATATGGAGTACGAGGTCGACCCCAAGGACCTGGAAACCCTGGGGATCGACAAGGGCGTCATGACCCTGGTCGACGAGGCCAAGCAGTTGGAGATCATGCTGCATCTCGCCTGCCACCACCACGAGCGCGCCTCCGGGGGCTCCGCCGCCAATACCGTCATCGGGCTCAGCCAGTTGGGCGGGCGCGGCTACTACTCCTGCAAGGTGGCGGACGACGAACTGGGCCACTTCTACATGCGCGACCTGCGCGAGGGCGGGGTCGACACCAACCACCACACCCAGAAGGAGCAGGGCCATACCGGCCGCTGCGTGGTGCTGGTGACCCCGGACGGCGACCGCACCATGTGCACCTTTTTAGGCGTGAGCGGCAACCTCTCGGCCGACGAACTGGTGGAGGAGGCCCTGCGCGACTCCGACTGGTTCTACACCGAGGGCTATCTGGTCACCTCCCCCGCCGCCCGCGCCGCCTCGGTCGCGGCGCACGCGATTGCCACGAGCGCCGGGGTGCGCACCGCCCTGTCGCTGTCCGACCCCAACATGGTCACCTACTTCAAGGACGGACTCCTGGAGATGATCGGCCCCGGCGTGGACCTGATCTTCGCCAACGAGTCAGAGGCCATGGGGATGGCCGGGGCCGCGGACCTCGACGGCGCCGTGGCCTATCTGAAGACCATCAGCCGTGCGTTCGCCATCACCCGCGGCGCCCAGGGCGCCCTGGTGTGGGACGGCCAGGCGCTGATCGAGATCGCCGGGAACAAGGTCGAGGTCGTCGATACCGTCGGGGCCGGGGACATGTTCGCCGGGGCCTTCCTCTACGGCCTCACCCAGGGCTGGGACCACCGGCGCGCCGGGGACCTGGCGTCCGCCGCCTCCGCGCGGCTGGTCACGACGCTGGGGCCGCGGATCCCGCGGGACGAGACCCAGGCGGTGCTGAAAGCCTTCGCTTAA
- a CDS encoding PIN domain-containing protein has product MALLDIVCNMTLMRVVLDTNVLVAASRSRNGASFALLQALRERRYVAVASVPLMLEYEAVLKQFFVTAIAEKVSALKTETYFRERQARGDLAAFDAWLAASPDVPPAGGRCVERLNDWHPREAATAVSRTRLRS; this is encoded by the coding sequence GTGGCGTTACTCGATATCGTCTGTAATATGACATTGATGCGCGTCGTCCTGGACACTAACGTGTTGGTCGCGGCCTCCCGCAGCCGCAACGGCGCATCCTTCGCGCTGCTGCAAGCCTTGCGCGAGCGCCGGTACGTCGCGGTCGCGTCGGTTCCGCTCATGTTGGAATACGAGGCGGTGCTCAAGCAGTTCTTCGTGACGGCGATTGCGGAGAAGGTCTCCGCACTCAAGACCGAGACCTATTTCCGCGAGCGGCAGGCGCGCGGCGACCTGGCGGCATTCGATGCCTGGCTGGCCGCGAGTCCCGACGTGCCGCCCGCGGGCGGAAGATGCGTTGAGCGATTGAACGATTGGCATCCTCGTGAAGCCGCTACTGCGGTTTCACGAACGAGGCTGAGGAGTTGA
- a CDS encoding DEAD/DEAH box helicase, translating into MPDSGRSPSADQAVLRLKDRLLKRYRARICGELVRPATAASLLDLPPDLAPGLREALTARGLPQLYAHQREAFDLARAGRHLVVATPTASGKTLCYNLPVLDAVLRGGKKALYLFPTKALAQDQVAELIELGRALKDAGADGVRAYTFDGDTPGDARKAVRTRGDIVVSNPDMLHQAILPHHTKWAQFFEGLAFVVVDELHSYRGVFGSHVANVFRRLKRVCRFYGVSPTFIFTSATIGNPAELAGRLCGETVTALIESGAPQGERHLLLWNPPVINPDLGIRASARSQTTRIARMAAKVGLKAIVFARSRLMVEVITKYLKDVFDKDPRHPPRVLAYRGGYLPSERRAAEQAMRAGRVDLVVSTSALELGMDIGALDVAILNGYPGTVAATWQRLGRAGRRLRPSLGVLVATSDPLDQYLVRHPEFFFDASPEQARIHPDQLLILLEQVRCAAFELPFRDGETFGAEDLGEMLSYLRDEGVLQRQGDQWFWVADSYPANAVSLRSVAEGNFVVIDTTGGAQTIIAEVDWSSAPGTLYVGAIYMIQAQPYQVERLDWPGRKAFVTRTQADYYTDAIDYTRLKILDRFEGRASGQGATANGEVHLVRRYPGYKKIRYYSHDNIGYGNIDLPDQEMHTTAVWWQAEPQALESALPDRAQAIEGFLGAAYALHHVAALRSMAELHDLGRAVGDGQGTWFAVTGNTGRGQLRGPDNAPVDGEGVDRFEPTLFLYDNYPGGVGLSAPLYDAADVLVRDARDLVAGCGCTGGCPACVGPIMPGDEVRVITPRAAALRVLGLLEGVVAAGFDQCAAG; encoded by the coding sequence ATGCCAGACTCAGGCCGATCGCCCTCAGCCGACCAAGCGGTTCTCCGCCTCAAGGACCGCCTGCTCAAGCGTTATCGCGCGCGCATCTGCGGCGAGTTGGTCCGCCCCGCGACCGCGGCCAGCTTGCTCGACCTGCCGCCGGATTTGGCCCCGGGCCTGCGCGAGGCCCTGACCGCCCGCGGCCTCCCCCAACTCTATGCCCACCAGCGCGAGGCCTTCGACCTGGCCCGCGCCGGCCGGCACCTGGTGGTCGCCACCCCCACCGCCTCCGGCAAGACCCTGTGCTACAACCTGCCGGTCCTGGACGCGGTGCTGCGCGGCGGCAAGAAGGCGCTGTATCTCTTTCCCACCAAGGCCCTGGCGCAGGACCAGGTGGCCGAGTTGATCGAACTGGGTCGGGCGCTCAAGGACGCGGGCGCGGACGGCGTGCGCGCCTACACCTTCGACGGCGACACCCCGGGCGATGCCCGCAAGGCGGTGCGCACCCGCGGCGATATCGTCGTCAGCAATCCGGACATGCTCCACCAGGCGATCCTGCCGCACCACACCAAGTGGGCCCAGTTCTTCGAGGGCCTGGCCTTTGTGGTGGTGGACGAACTGCACAGCTACCGCGGGGTCTTCGGCTCCCATGTGGCCAATGTCTTCCGGCGGCTGAAGCGCGTCTGTCGCTTCTACGGGGTCAGTCCCACCTTCATCTTCACCTCGGCCACCATCGGCAACCCGGCGGAACTGGCGGGGCGGCTGTGCGGCGAGACAGTCACGGCCCTGATCGAGAGCGGTGCGCCCCAGGGGGAGCGGCACCTGCTGCTGTGGAACCCGCCGGTGATCAATCCGGACTTAGGGATACGCGCGTCCGCCCGCTCCCAGACCACCCGCATCGCGCGCATGGCAGCCAAGGTCGGGCTCAAGGCGATCGTGTTTGCCCGCTCGCGGCTCATGGTGGAGGTCATCACCAAGTACCTGAAGGACGTTTTTGACAAGGACCCGCGCCACCCGCCCCGGGTGCTCGCCTACCGCGGCGGCTATCTGCCGAGCGAGCGGCGGGCGGCCGAGCAGGCGATGCGCGCCGGGCGCGTGGATCTCGTGGTCAGTACCTCGGCCCTGGAACTGGGAATGGACATCGGCGCCCTGGATGTCGCGATCCTGAACGGCTATCCGGGCACGGTGGCCGCCACCTGGCAGCGCCTGGGGCGGGCCGGGCGGCGGCTGCGGCCCTCGCTCGGGGTGCTGGTGGCGACCAGCGACCCGCTCGATCAGTACCTGGTCCGCCACCCGGAGTTCTTCTTCGACGCCTCCCCCGAGCAGGCCCGCATCCACCCGGACCAACTCCTGATCCTGCTGGAGCAGGTGCGCTGCGCCGCCTTCGAGCTGCCCTTCCGGGACGGCGAGACCTTCGGGGCCGAGGACCTGGGCGAGATGCTGTCCTATCTGCGCGACGAGGGCGTGCTGCAGCGCCAAGGCGATCAGTGGTTTTGGGTGGCGGACAGCTACCCGGCCAACGCCGTCTCGCTGCGCTCGGTGGCGGAGGGCAACTTCGTGGTGATCGACACCACCGGCGGGGCCCAGACCATCATCGCCGAGGTCGACTGGTCGAGCGCCCCCGGGACCCTCTATGTCGGCGCCATCTACATGATCCAGGCCCAGCCGTATCAAGTCGAACGCCTGGACTGGCCCGGCCGCAAGGCCTTCGTCACCCGTACCCAGGCGGACTATTACACCGACGCCATCGACTATACCCGGCTCAAGATCCTGGACCGCTTCGAGGGGCGGGCGAGCGGTCAGGGGGCCACGGCCAACGGCGAGGTCCACCTGGTGCGCCGCTATCCCGGCTACAAGAAGATCCGCTATTACAGCCACGACAACATCGGCTACGGCAACATCGACCTGCCGGACCAGGAGATGCACACCACCGCCGTCTGGTGGCAAGCCGAGCCCCAGGCACTGGAGTCGGCCCTGCCGGACCGCGCCCAGGCGATCGAGGGCTTCCTGGGCGCCGCCTATGCCCTGCACCATGTGGCGGCGCTGCGCTCCATGGCCGAGCTTCACGACCTGGGCCGCGCCGTGGGCGATGGTCAGGGCACCTGGTTCGCGGTGACCGGCAACACCGGACGCGGCCAATTGCGCGGGCCGGACAACGCACCGGTGGACGGGGAGGGCGTCGACCGCTTCGAGCCGACGCTCTTTCTGTATGACAACTACCCGGGCGGGGTGGGCCTCTCGGCACCTCTTTACGACGCGGCGGATGTGCTGGTGCGCGATGCGCGCGATCTGGTGGCCGGCTGCGGCTGCACCGGCGGGTGTCCGGCCTGTGTCGGGCCCATCATGCCGGGGGATGAGGTCAGGGTGATTACGCCGCGGGCGGCGGCGCTGCGGGTGCTGGGGTTGTTGGAGGGGGTGGTCGCGGCGGGGTTTGATCAGTGCGCAGCCGGATGA
- a CDS encoding helix-turn-helix domain-containing protein has protein sequence MPSNTQPLTDEQLQAFEAARDLGDDLLESIGQMNAGLGTLVHSPIIAARERCGLSQAQFAALLGVSVRTLHEWEQGRRQPSGAAKTLLRLAQRHPEVLRELTES, from the coding sequence ATGCCATCGAATACGCAACCCCTGACCGATGAACAACTCCAGGCGTTTGAAGCAGCACGCGACTTAGGCGATGACCTCCTGGAATCCATCGGTCAGATGAATGCGGGCCTGGGAACCCTGGTGCACTCGCCGATCATCGCCGCCCGCGAGCGTTGCGGCCTGTCGCAGGCTCAGTTCGCCGCACTCTTGGGGGTGTCGGTGCGCACGCTGCACGAGTGGGAGCAAGGTCGGCGTCAGCCGAGCGGTGCGGCCAAGACGCTGCTCAGGTTGGCGCAGCGGCATCCCGAGGTGCTGCGCGAATTGACCGAGTCCTGA
- a CDS encoding ribonuclease H-like domain-containing protein has translation MGFEERLRRIRAPAAVPDASAAVPPSGGPSLTERLRRISTGRPTPAPAATGTPDESALAAALGAALLCPGVLCLERRLNPRLRHGRVLLGSSHRLEHLPWTPVPPVGWISAAHPPDAQPLSPWLCLDTETSGLAGGTGTWAFLTGLLRPDGAGWCLRQYLLTRLDAESAYLERVAAELAPPARLVTYNGRTFDAPLLATRFRLAARPDPLSVLAHLDLLAPTRRAFARAWPDCRLATAESRLLGVHRDGDLPGSAAPAAWLGWLRRGETGPLAACLRHNRADLLSLAGLLPVLDAVYRDPAAFGADCRAVAAAHLARGDQPLALRILAANRRGLDAPGLHDLARLHRRADDWGSALGIWQDLAARGDSQARAALARFYEHRGGDLVRAMEFTVTLPPGPERERRRDRLQTKLQRGGGGQQIELSIDIGHDGV, from the coding sequence ATGGGCTTTGAGGAGCGGCTCCGGCGTATCCGCGCCCCGGCGGCAGTCCCGGACGCCAGCGCGGCGGTGCCGCCGTCTGGCGGGCCCTCGCTCACCGAGCGGCTGCGGCGGATCTCGACCGGGCGGCCGACGCCCGCCCCGGCCGCGACCGGGACCCCCGACGAGTCCGCGCTCGCCGCGGCCCTGGGCGCCGCGCTCCTGTGCCCCGGGGTCCTGTGTCTGGAGCGGCGCCTGAACCCGCGTCTGCGGCACGGTCGGGTGCTGCTTGGGTCGTCCCATCGCCTCGAGCATCTGCCCTGGACCCCGGTTCCCCCTGTAGGGTGGATAAGCGCAGCGCATCCACCAGATGCGCAGCCATTGAGTCCGTGGCTCTGCCTCGACACCGAGACCAGCGGTCTGGCCGGCGGCACCGGCACCTGGGCCTTCCTTACCGGCCTGCTGCGCCCCGACGGCGCCGGCTGGTGTCTGCGCCAATATTTGCTGACCCGCCTCGACGCCGAGTCGGCCTACCTGGAGCGGGTCGCCGCCGAACTGGCGCCGCCCGCGCGGCTCGTCACCTACAACGGCCGCACCTTCGACGCCCCGCTGTTGGCCACCCGCTTCAGACTCGCCGCCCGCCCGGACCCGCTGAGCGTGCTTGCCCACTTGGACCTGCTGGCCCCCACGCGCCGCGCCTTCGCCCGCGCCTGGCCGGACTGCCGGCTCGCCACCGCCGAGTCGCGCCTGCTCGGGGTGCACCGCGACGGCGACCTTCCCGGGTCCGCCGCCCCGGCCGCCTGGCTCGGTTGGCTGCGGCGCGGGGAGACGGGCCCGCTGGCCGCCTGCCTGCGGCACAACCGGGCGGACTTGCTCTCCCTGGCCGGACTGCTGCCGGTCCTGGACGCCGTTTACCGTGATCCGGCCGCCTTCGGCGCCGACTGCCGGGCGGTCGCCGCTGCCCACCTGGCCCGCGGTGACCAGCCGCTGGCCCTGCGCATTCTGGCCGCCAACCGGCGCGGCCTGGACGCCCCGGGCCTGCACGACTTGGCGCGGCTGCATCGCCGTGCCGACGACTGGGGGTCGGCGCTCGGCATCTGGCAGGACCTGGCGGCGCGCGGTGACTCGCAGGCCCGCGCCGCCTTGGCGCGCTTTTACGAGCACCGCGGCGGCGATCTCGTCCGCGCCATGGAATTTACCGTGACCCTGCCGCCGGGGCCGGAGCGGGAGCGCCGCCGCGACCGTCTGCAGACCAAGCTCCAGCGCGGCGGGGGCGGGCAGCAGATTGAATTGTCGATTGACATCGGCCATGACGGCGTTTAA
- a CDS encoding carbamoyltransferase, with the protein MNILGISAYYHDSAVALVQSGTIVAAAQEERFSRKKHDARFPRHALGYCLDAAGLSLADIDDVVFYDKPLVKFERLLETYLAYAPHGLRSFMAAMPVWLKEKLYLKSTLKQELAALGGVAEKDLPPLLFAQHHQSHAASAFYPSPFEEAAVLCLDGVGEWATTTVWRGRGNRLEPLWEIDFPHSLGLLYSAFTYYTGFKVNSGEYKLMGLAPYGEPRYVDLILHHLIDLKDDGTFRLDMQYFNYCTGLTMTNKRFDRLFGGAPRTAETDLTQREMDIAASIQKVTEEVVLRLGKTIRQETGIERLCLAGGVALNCVANGELLRSGVFKDIWIQPAAGDAGGALGAALVAWYDKYDRPRPLTAGDCMFGSYLGPDYPADEIRRQLEAAGARYEELDEVTLVERVADLLAAQQVVGWHQGRMEFGPRALGARSILGDPRAPKMQSVMNLKIKYRESFRPFAPSVLAERVGDYFELDRPSPYMLLVAPVTEQLRIAMTPEQERLFGIDRLNVSRSRLPAITHVDYSARIQTVHRETNPRYHALLTRFNDKTGCAVLVNTSFNVRGEPVVCTPADAYRCFMRTGMDYLAVGNFLLAKASQPAPVGDDSWKQEFALD; encoded by the coding sequence ATGAACATCCTGGGCATCTCCGCCTATTACCATGACAGTGCCGTCGCCCTGGTACAGTCCGGCACCATCGTGGCCGCCGCCCAGGAGGAGCGCTTCTCCCGCAAGAAGCACGATGCGCGCTTTCCCCGCCATGCGCTAGGTTACTGCCTCGACGCGGCCGGCCTGAGCCTGGCCGACATCGATGACGTGGTGTTCTACGACAAGCCGCTGGTCAAATTCGAGCGCCTGCTGGAAACCTATCTGGCTTACGCCCCCCATGGCCTGCGCTCGTTCATGGCGGCGATGCCGGTGTGGCTGAAGGAAAAGCTCTATCTCAAGAGCACCCTGAAGCAGGAACTCGCCGCCCTCGGGGGCGTCGCCGAAAAGGATTTGCCGCCGCTGCTGTTCGCGCAACATCACCAATCACATGCCGCCTCGGCCTTCTATCCGAGCCCGTTCGAGGAGGCGGCGGTCCTGTGCCTCGACGGGGTCGGGGAATGGGCTACGACCACGGTGTGGCGCGGCCGGGGCAATCGGCTCGAGCCGCTCTGGGAGATCGACTTTCCCCATTCGTTGGGCCTGCTCTACTCCGCCTTTACCTACTATACCGGATTTAAGGTCAATTCCGGAGAGTATAAGCTGATGGGCCTGGCCCCCTATGGCGAGCCCAGGTATGTCGACCTCATCCTGCATCATCTCATCGACCTCAAGGACGACGGCACCTTCCGCCTGGATATGCAGTATTTCAATTACTGCACCGGGCTGACCATGACGAACAAGCGGTTCGATCGGCTGTTCGGGGGCGCTCCACGCACGGCCGAGACCGACCTCACGCAGCGCGAGATGGATATCGCCGCGTCGATTCAGAAGGTGACGGAGGAGGTCGTCCTGCGTCTGGGCAAGACCATCCGCCAAGAGACCGGGATTGAACGTCTCTGCCTGGCCGGCGGCGTCGCCTTGAACTGCGTGGCCAATGGCGAACTGTTGCGTTCCGGGGTTTTCAAGGACATCTGGATTCAGCCCGCCGCGGGCGATGCCGGCGGTGCCTTGGGGGCCGCCCTGGTGGCCTGGTACGACAAATACGACCGCCCGCGCCCGCTGACCGCCGGCGATTGCATGTTCGGGTCCTATTTGGGGCCGGACTATCCGGCCGACGAGATCCGCCGCCAACTCGAGGCCGCCGGCGCGCGCTATGAGGAACTCGACGAAGTAACGCTGGTGGAGCGGGTTGCCGACCTCCTGGCCGCTCAGCAGGTCGTCGGCTGGCACCAGGGACGCATGGAATTCGGACCCCGGGCCCTGGGTGCGCGCTCCATCCTGGGAGACCCGCGTGCCCCCAAGATGCAGTCGGTCATGAACCTCAAGATCAAGTACCGTGAGTCCTTCCGGCCCTTCGCCCCCTCGGTGCTGGCCGAACGGGTCGGCGACTATTTCGAGTTGGACCGCCCCAGCCCCTATATGCTGCTGGTCGCACCCGTCACCGAGCAACTGCGCATCGCCATGACGCCGGAGCAGGAGCGGCTCTTCGGCATCGACCGGCTCAATGTGTCGCGTTCGCGCCTGCCCGCGATCACCCATGTGGACTATTCCGCGCGCATCCAAACGGTGCATCGCGAGACCAATCCACGCTACCATGCGCTGCTGACCCGTTTCAATGACAAGACGGGGTGTGCCGTCCTGGTCAATACGTCCTTCAACGTGCGCGGGGAACCCGTAGTCTGTACCCCGGCCGATGCTTACCGCTGCTTCATGCGCACCGGCATGGATTATCTGGCGGTCGGGAATTTCCTGCTCGCCAAGGCCAGCCAGCCGGCACCGGTCGGGGACGACTCCTGGAAACAAGAGTTCGCCCTGGACTGA